Below is a window of Streptomyces sp. WMMB303 DNA.
TTGCGGTGGTCCTCGATCACGCCGGTGTAGACGACGTCGAGGGCGCCCAGGTGTTCGATGGCCTCGGCGCGTCCGAGCGTGTAGTCCTGCCAGGTCCGCTCGGCGACCAGCACGCCCGGGGTGCCCCAGGGCGAACCGCCCAGGGTCGAGATGCGCTCGGCCGTGTTGTCGATCATCTCGCGGACGGCGTCGACCTGCGGGTCGAGCATTTCGTGGACGGCGATGAAGTGCGGTCCGATCACGTTCCAGTGCACGTGCTTCAGCGTCAGCGCCAGGTCGTTGAGCGCGTGCAGCCGCATGCGCAGCAGTTGGATGACGCTGCCGCCCTCTTCCGTGGACATGCCGGGAACGGTGTAGGACGGGGTCGAGCCCTCGTTGGACGCGTGAGCTGCCACGGTGCGCTCCAATCCTCGGAAGTGGTCGGGAGGGACGGGGCCGGCGAGAGGGGCCGTCCTACTCCCAGCGGGTACGGCTCCACGGAGTGGGCGTACGTGAGCTGTTCCCGTCCCGGGGTTTCCGCCGGAAGCAAGGTCAAACCTTGCCGAACTCTTGTTCGGCCACCTGGCCGCCGGGGTCCGCCGGGGCCCAGCCGGCTTTGGCGGGCGAGACCATCCGTCGAACCCTTCCTGCCTGGGCCGAGCGCTAGCGCGGACGCCGGCACGAGCACCCCGAGGAGGGGCCCGGCGGGTGCCACACCTGCACCGGCGGCGAGGCCGTGCGCAGGTCAGCTCGTGGCCCGCAGCTCGAACCATGTCGTCTTGCCCCGCGGCAGCAGATCCACGCCCCAGCGCTCGGCCAGCGTGTCCACGAGGAAGAGTCCCCGGCCGCTGGTGTCCAGCTCGCCGACCGGCAGCAGGCACGGCAGCCCGCGGGAGGGGTCCCGGACCTCGACGCGGATCCATCCCGACCGCCGCAGCATCCGGATACCGATGGTGTGCGCGCCGGTGTGCCGCACGGCGTTGCCGACCAGCTCGGAGACGAGCAGCACGGTGTACTCCGTGCGCTCCGCCGGGAGGGCCCAGCGCTCCTCCAGCACGGCCTGGGTGAGGCGACGGGCCAGACGAGCCGATTCCGGAAGGTTGGGGAGCGGCACCTCCCGCACGGTCGGGTCGCCCGCTCGCTCGAGAACGGTGCGCACCGGCTCGGCGTCCCACTTCCCCGCTGGGTCTTCCGGAACCCGTTCGGTCACGCTCGCCACATCTCCCTGACCCGCCATGCCTCCATCATGGCGGCAGGGGGATGCCACTGGGGGCGGTTCGCGGGTATCCACCGAGGCGGTACGAGCGCCTCCAGCGCGCCGCGACCGCCGCCACCCGACGCCCCGAAAGCCGACGCATACGCACTGACCTGGGACGACTCAGGATGACAAGCCGTGCGCAACTGATCACAACGCGCCACAGCCCACCCACGAACGAGGGAGGACCGGGCACGCCTGGTTCCCCCACACGGTGGAGTGTTCGGCCTGCGCGACGCTTTACGCCACCCCCAACCACCCCACCCTGTCGTCCTCTTGCCGCGCACCGGAGCGGTCGAGCGCAGCAGCGGCCGGGAGGACGGGCCGCCGGGCCGCCGTCCGGGTGGGCAGCCGGCGGCCGGCCCCACGTGCCGGGACCCGGCCCGGCCGCGGCCCGCTCAGCGGAACCGGGCCTTGCCGGGGCCGTCCTCCACGAAGCTGCGCATGCCGATCTGCCGGTCCTCGGTCGCGAACAGTCCGGCGAACCAGTTCCGTTCGAGCGCCAGGCCGGTCTCGATATCGGCCTCCAGACCGAAGTCGACCGACTCCTTCGCCGCGCGCAGCGCGAGCGCCGGTCCCCGCGCCAGCCGTGCGGCCCAGGCGTGCGCCTGCTCGTACACCTCGGCGTCCGGCACCACGTGGTCGACCAGGCCGATCCGGGCGGCCTCGGCGGCCTTCACCGTCCGCCCGGTGAAGATCAGGTCCTTGGCCTTGGCCGGACCGACCAGCCGGGACAGCCGCTGGGTGCCGCCCGCACCGGGAATCAGCCCCAGCAGGATCTCCGGCTGCCCCAACGCGGCCCCCTCGCCCGCGAACCGGACGTCCGCGCACAGCGCCAGCTCGCAGCCGCCGCCGAGGGCATAGCCGGTGACGGCCGCGGCGACCGGCTTGGGGATGCGTGCCACCGCGGTGAACGCCTCCTGGAGACCGCGGGAGCGCAGGACCATCGCGGAGTGGTCCATCTCGCGCATCTCCTTGATGTCCGCACCGGCCGCGAACACCTTCTCGCCGCCGTAGAGCACCACGGCACGCACGTCCTCGCGACGGGCGGCCTCTTCGGCGAGTTCGCGCAGCAGGTCCTGGGTGGCGATGTCGAGGGCGTTCATCTTCGGCCGGTCGAGCCGGATGGTGCCGACGCCGTCGGCGACCTCGAGGCGCGCGGTGGCGCCGCTGGATTCGTCAGTGGTCATGCCGGGAAGGTTAACGGCCGTTCCGCGCCGCGGACCCGGTGCCGTTCCTCACAGACCGGCCCGCTCCCCGTCGCCCCGGGGGGCCGGGCCGCTGCCGCCGGCACACGCGCGCGGCGAACCGTCCGGGCCACGGCCTGCTACTGCTTCGCCGTCCACTTCTCCCAGGACATGTTCCAGCCGTTGAGACCGTTGTCCGGCTTGATGGTGTCGTCCTGCGAGTTCTCGACCTCGACCACGTCGCCGACCATGGAGTGGCTGAAGAACCAGGCGCCCGGCGTCCCGTTGGCGCCGCCTCCGCGCAGGTCGAACAGGCCCACACAGCCGTGGCTGCTGTTGACCTTGCCGAACTGGGACTTGGCCATCCAGTAGTTGCCGTGGATGAAGGTGCCCGAGGTGCTCAGCCGCATCGCGTGCGGGACGTCCTTGATGTCGTACTCGCCGCCGAACCCCACGGTGTCCCCGTTCATCCGGGTGACCTCGTGCTTCTCGCTGATGACCATCACACCGTTGTAGGTGGGGTTGGCCGGGCGGCCGGAGGAGATGGGGAAGGTCTTGATCTTCTCACCGTCGCGGGTCACGGTCATCGTCTTCTTCTTCGCGTCCACCACGCTGACCTGCTGCCTGCCGACGGTGAACCGCACGGTCTTGCGCTGCGTCCCGTAGACGCCCTCGGCGCCCTCGACGCCGCTGAGATTGAGGTCGACGGCGACCTTCGTCCCGGCCTTCCAGTACTTCTCGGGCCGGAAGTCGAGGCGCTGGTTGCCGAACCAGTGACCCGCCACCTCGACCTCCGGGTCCGCGGTCACGGATATCGCCTTCTCCACGGCCTCCCGGTGGGCCACCGGACGGTTGA
It encodes the following:
- a CDS encoding enoyl-CoA hydratase-related protein; its protein translation is MTTDESSGATARLEVADGVGTIRLDRPKMNALDIATQDLLRELAEEAARREDVRAVVLYGGEKVFAAGADIKEMREMDHSAMVLRSRGLQEAFTAVARIPKPVAAAVTGYALGGGCELALCADVRFAGEGAALGQPEILLGLIPGAGGTQRLSRLVGPAKAKDLIFTGRTVKAAEAARIGLVDHVVPDAEVYEQAHAWAARLARGPALALRAAKESVDFGLEADIETGLALERNWFAGLFATEDRQIGMRSFVEDGPGKARFR
- a CDS encoding Ig-like domain-containing protein: MDLKTVAGEKLTWKAIRGDSRARIIGGSAVGFVVLLVVLLLTLTTCGGGGGTDARANSGDGDRDKPAKGPSEAVLTVAPEDGADDVKTSGVLEVQAAKGKLTKVTVQDTKGTKVEGKLAEGGTVWRPATHLAAGTKYTVDAVAEDSEGRAAAKHAAFTTFVPQNTFVGYFTPENGDKVGAGMPFSINFNRPVAHREAVEKAISVTADPEVEVAGHWFGNQRLDFRPEKYWKAGTKVAVDLNLSGVEGAEGVYGTQRKTVRFTVGRQQVSVVDAKKKTMTVTRDGEKIKTFPISSGRPANPTYNGVMVISEKHEVTRMNGDTVGFGGEYDIKDVPHAMRLSTSGTFIHGNYWMAKSQFGKVNSSHGCVGLFDLRGGGANGTPGAWFFSHSMVGDVVEVENSQDDTIKPDNGLNGWNMSWEKWTAKQ
- a CDS encoding ATP-binding protein translates to MAGQGDVASVTERVPEDPAGKWDAEPVRTVLERAGDPTVREVPLPNLPESARLARRLTQAVLEERWALPAERTEYTVLLVSELVGNAVRHTGAHTIGIRMLRRSGWIRVEVRDPSRGLPCLLPVGELDTSGRGLFLVDTLAERWGVDLLPRGKTTWFELRATS
- a CDS encoding DNA starvation/stationary phase protection protein, producing the protein MSTEEGGSVIQLLRMRLHALNDLALTLKHVHWNVIGPHFIAVHEMLDPQVDAVREMIDNTAERISTLGGSPWGTPGVLVAERTWQDYTLGRAEAIEHLGALDVVYTGVIEDHRKAVKATDSSDLVTQDLLIEHLRKLELFQWFVRAHIESSGGRLATGPHDSESAAAEKAAGQARGKP